In one Corallococcus sp. EGB genomic region, the following are encoded:
- a CDS encoding efflux RND transporter permease subunit, translating into MRSLIAACLNHRLVPIAAAVLLLLMGYASLRDMPLDVFPEFAPPLVEIQTEVPGLSSLEVEKLITTPLENGLAGVPALKTMRSKSVLGLSSVVLIFERGSDLFRARQLVQERLARLAPTLPAVSRPPVMLSPVSATSRVLKVGLVSDTLDRMALSEVARWTLRPRLMSIPGVANVAIWGQRDRQFQVKVDPERLRAANVRLDDVLRVAREASLPSSGGFVDTPNQRLAVSLSADTPLEALKEVPVAFRNGASIRLADVATVQEGHPPPIGEGIVDDAPGILLIVEKQPWGNTLEVTAQVEAALEQMRPALQGVTLVPGIFRPATFIEKAVGNLRHAVLLGCIMVIIVLFVFLQDVRTAAISLVAIPLSLVGAVVALRLVGATLDTMVLAGLVLALGEVVDDAIIDVENVQRRLAENRKLGSPRSVFEVVLEGSMEVRSAVVYATVIVVFVFLPVFLLEGVSGAFFRPLAVAYVLAVGASMVVALTVTPVLCLLFLKNHQEKPPRLAGWLRSRISPIVAWGMDRPRLVVRTVLAVLAVGGGMAALLGEGFLPHFQESDFLMHWVAKPGTSGDAVLRTALRASTELRAIPGVRHFGAHIGRAEVADEVVGPNFAELWISLDEVDDYTGTVRRINEVVEGYPGLYRDVQTYLQERIKEVLSGAGGSIVVRSFGPDLDTLRSKARVIEAKLRTIPGVVNLKVEPQVLVPQIQVRLEPEAGRRLGLTPGDVQRAVATLLQGTKVGEVYQEERTLDVVVWGEDFLRQDVAAVKALRLVAPTSGMPYRLGDVARVELVSVPNIVQHEGASRRLDITCDAQGRALGAVVTDIQAAIADIDWPTGHHAEVLGEYAERQGARTRLLAFSLLAVLGIALVLYLDFQSLRLVAFTLGTLPFALVGGVVGVLLTGGVVSLGSLVGFVTVLGVAARNGILLVSHYRHLESSEGVPFGGELVLRATLERLQPMAMTTLTTALALMPLVAGGLKPGQEIEHPMAVVILGGLVSSAVLNVLLVPSLYLRFGRGTRAVRGEA; encoded by the coding sequence ATGCGCTCGCTCATCGCCGCCTGCCTGAACCATCGCCTCGTCCCCATCGCCGCCGCGGTCCTGCTGCTCCTCATGGGCTACGCGAGCCTGCGCGACATGCCGCTCGACGTGTTTCCCGAGTTCGCGCCGCCCCTGGTCGAAATCCAGACGGAGGTCCCCGGGCTCTCCAGCCTGGAGGTGGAGAAGCTCATCACCACGCCGCTGGAGAATGGCCTCGCGGGCGTGCCGGCGCTCAAGACGATGCGCTCCAAGTCCGTGCTCGGCCTCTCGTCGGTGGTGCTCATCTTTGAGCGGGGCTCGGACCTGTTCCGGGCGCGGCAGCTGGTGCAGGAGCGGTTGGCGCGGCTGGCCCCCACGCTGCCCGCAGTCTCCCGCCCGCCGGTGATGCTCTCACCCGTGTCGGCGACGAGCCGCGTCCTCAAGGTGGGCCTCGTCTCCGACACCCTGGACCGGATGGCGCTGTCGGAGGTCGCCCGGTGGACGCTGCGTCCTCGTCTGATGAGCATTCCGGGCGTGGCGAACGTCGCCATCTGGGGCCAGCGGGACAGGCAGTTTCAGGTGAAGGTCGACCCCGAGCGGCTGCGCGCCGCGAACGTCCGCCTGGACGACGTCCTCCGCGTGGCGAGGGAAGCGAGCCTCCCGTCCTCGGGCGGCTTCGTCGACACGCCCAATCAGCGGCTCGCCGTGAGCCTCTCGGCGGACACCCCACTGGAGGCCTTGAAGGAGGTCCCCGTGGCCTTCCGCAATGGCGCCTCCATCCGGCTCGCGGACGTGGCCACGGTGCAGGAGGGGCATCCACCGCCCATCGGCGAGGGCATCGTCGATGACGCGCCGGGCATCCTCCTCATCGTGGAGAAGCAGCCCTGGGGCAACACGCTGGAGGTCACCGCGCAGGTGGAGGCCGCGCTGGAGCAGATGCGTCCCGCGCTCCAGGGCGTCACCCTGGTGCCGGGCATCTTCCGGCCCGCGACGTTCATCGAAAAGGCGGTGGGCAACCTCCGGCACGCGGTGCTGCTCGGCTGCATCATGGTCATCATCGTCCTGTTCGTCTTCCTCCAGGACGTCCGGACCGCCGCCATCAGTCTCGTCGCGATTCCCCTCTCCCTGGTGGGCGCCGTCGTCGCCCTGCGACTGGTGGGGGCGACCCTCGACACCATGGTGCTCGCGGGGCTGGTGCTCGCCCTGGGCGAGGTGGTGGACGACGCCATCATCGACGTGGAGAACGTGCAGCGGCGGCTGGCGGAGAACCGGAAGCTGGGCAGTCCTCGCTCCGTCTTCGAGGTGGTCCTCGAGGGCTCCATGGAGGTCCGCAGCGCGGTCGTCTATGCGACGGTGATTGTCGTCTTCGTCTTCCTGCCGGTCTTCCTCCTGGAGGGAGTCAGTGGCGCGTTCTTCCGGCCACTCGCGGTGGCGTATGTCCTGGCGGTGGGCGCGTCGATGGTGGTCGCGCTGACGGTGACGCCGGTGCTGTGTCTGCTGTTCTTGAAGAACCATCAGGAGAAGCCGCCCCGGCTCGCGGGATGGCTGCGCTCACGCATCAGCCCCATTGTCGCGTGGGGGATGGACCGCCCTCGACTGGTGGTGCGGACCGTGCTGGCGGTGCTGGCGGTGGGCGGGGGGATGGCGGCGCTGTTGGGAGAGGGCTTCCTGCCTCACTTCCAGGAGTCGGACTTCCTCATGCACTGGGTGGCGAAGCCGGGGACGTCTGGGGATGCCGTCCTGCGCACGGCCCTGCGCGCCAGCACGGAGCTGCGAGCCATCCCCGGGGTCCGTCACTTCGGCGCGCACATCGGCCGCGCGGAGGTGGCGGACGAGGTGGTGGGCCCCAACTTCGCGGAGCTGTGGATCAGCCTGGACGAGGTCGACGACTACACGGGGACGGTGCGGCGCATCAACGAGGTGGTGGAGGGCTATCCCGGCCTCTACCGCGACGTGCAGACGTACCTTCAGGAGCGCATCAAGGAGGTGCTCAGCGGAGCCGGTGGGTCCATCGTGGTGCGCTCCTTCGGCCCCGACCTGGACACGCTGCGCTCCAAGGCCCGCGTCATCGAAGCGAAGCTCCGGACGATTCCCGGCGTGGTGAACCTCAAGGTGGAGCCCCAGGTGCTGGTGCCCCAGATTCAGGTCCGGCTCGAACCGGAGGCGGGGCGGAGGCTGGGCCTGACTCCGGGTGACGTGCAGCGCGCGGTGGCCACGCTGCTGCAAGGTACGAAGGTGGGCGAGGTGTACCAGGAAGAGCGCACCCTGGACGTCGTCGTGTGGGGCGAGGACTTCCTGCGCCAGGACGTCGCCGCCGTGAAGGCGCTGCGTCTGGTGGCCCCCACCTCGGGCATGCCATACCGACTGGGTGACGTGGCCAGGGTGGAGCTGGTCTCCGTGCCCAACATCGTCCAGCACGAGGGCGCTTCCCGCCGGCTGGACATCACCTGCGACGCCCAGGGCCGGGCGCTGGGCGCGGTGGTGACCGACATCCAGGCCGCCATCGCTGACATCGACTGGCCCACGGGCCACCATGCTGAGGTGCTGGGGGAGTACGCCGAGCGGCAGGGTGCACGGACGCGCCTGCTGGCCTTCTCCCTCCTTGCGGTGCTGGGCATCGCCCTGGTGCTCTACCTGGACTTCCAGTCCCTCCGCCTCGTCGCCTTCACGCTGGGGACGTTGCCCTTCGCGCTCGTGGGTGGGGTCGTGGGGGTGCTGCTGACCGGAGGAGTGGTCTCCCTGGGCTCACTGGTCGGCTTCGTCACGGTGCTGGGCGTCGCGGCCCGCAACGGCATCCTTCTGGTGAGCCACTACCGACACCTCGAGTCCAGTGAAGGCGTCCCGTTCGGTGGGGAGCTGGTCCTCCGCGCCACGCTGGAGCGCCTTCAGCCCATGGCGATGACGACGCTGACGACGGCCCTGGCCCTGATGCCACTCGTCGCTGGAGGTCTGAAGCCCGGTCAGGAAATCGAACACCCAATGGCGGTCGTCATCCTCGGAGGCCTGGTCTCCTCCGCGGTGTTGAACGTGCTGCTGGTGCCCTCCCTGTATCTGCGCTTCGGGCGCGGGACACGCGCGGTGCGCGGGGAGGCCTGA
- a CDS encoding WD40 repeat domain-containing protein encodes MNPSDLTREALSDFFVLERLFKEQGLDALQRALERLLGQVPAASEAPPDGPRLNDTRALRVLLRALAIDAAFLRAHPEALFQCLYNRLRWFDAPDAAQHFTPESRGPWSDPASQVWRLAEHWRRQWESRSSSPWVESLRPLPGPLMGEDRFLAHDARVLCVAFSPSGAKVATGTQGSHDTVHIWDVATGTRLQGLAHGFDVRSVAWSPDGTKLASGARSHDACIWDAETGALLHSLTRQEGQVTSVAFSPDGRTVAAANLGWRVRLIDVATGEVAQTLVGHEQSVLSVAFHPSGRWLATGASDNTVRVWDVATGDQVARVPTTSSVNSVAFSPDGAWLALADVDGVVRVKTEDWTRVPGATGTGPCSSLAWLDSSRLGMDSVNRVEVLDVTSGAVSRARPYLHDAHGRTVAFHPDGEHFALTASDGRLLIGDLKEDPSPALLAEQNRTRSLWGSAEGLLAFARQKRGLQVQVIGADGRASTAPDEYRAVPLAPWKVSPDNAVFACPLMQLGDRPPFHPGVQLFDARTLAPTHTLTAPAKDVPDTKSISTKALPLDFSPDGQLLAAALHEGAVHVWRVKDGALLHRLQCPRGPVSSVEFTPDGAFVVSVHEQDSLLLLHDVQGGARTLESQVVMDPAIAYAAAADAPCIAVGRRGGEVALFDLPSGTERVLHVGASPVIAVGLSASGGVVAASCVDERVRVFDSRTGALRYELLHPAAAFPVALSDEVLVTQADDQRTRFFDLATGAQRAELDGCAVPEDVVRRRYWEALGEGPVAFHRQLEPAPFAHFQDEMEEVLILQEGVVLGRGRAEQDFLYVLKLHEPALLPAIR; translated from the coding sequence ATGAACCCGTCCGACTTGACTCGCGAGGCCCTCTCCGACTTCTTCGTGCTCGAGCGTCTTTTCAAAGAGCAGGGCCTGGACGCGCTCCAGCGCGCGCTGGAGCGACTGCTGGGGCAAGTGCCGGCGGCGAGCGAGGCCCCGCCGGACGGCCCCCGCCTGAACGACACGAGGGCGCTTCGGGTGCTCCTGCGCGCCCTGGCGATTGACGCAGCCTTCCTCCGCGCCCATCCCGAAGCGCTCTTCCAGTGCCTCTACAACCGGCTGCGCTGGTTCGACGCGCCCGACGCTGCACAGCACTTCACCCCGGAGAGCCGAGGTCCTTGGAGCGACCCTGCGTCCCAAGTGTGGCGCCTCGCGGAGCATTGGCGACGGCAGTGGGAGTCCCGCTCAAGTTCCCCGTGGGTGGAGTCCCTGAGGCCGCTCCCGGGGCCGCTTATGGGCGAGGACCGGTTTCTTGCCCACGACGCCCGTGTGTTGTGCGTGGCCTTCAGTCCCTCCGGGGCGAAGGTGGCGACAGGCACCCAGGGGAGCCATGACACCGTGCACATCTGGGACGTGGCCACCGGCACCCGCCTTCAGGGTCTGGCCCACGGCTTTGACGTCCGGAGCGTCGCATGGAGTCCGGATGGGACGAAGCTGGCCTCCGGGGCCCGCAGCCACGATGCGTGCATTTGGGACGCGGAGACTGGAGCCTTGTTGCACTCCCTCACCCGCCAGGAAGGACAGGTCACGTCGGTGGCCTTCAGCCCGGACGGGCGCACGGTGGCCGCGGCAAATCTGGGCTGGAGGGTGAGGCTCATCGACGTCGCAACCGGCGAGGTGGCACAAACGCTTGTCGGTCATGAGCAGTCGGTATTGAGCGTTGCCTTCCACCCCTCAGGCCGCTGGCTGGCCACGGGCGCTTCGGACAATACCGTACGTGTTTGGGACGTGGCGACAGGCGATCAGGTGGCCCGAGTTCCCACCACCTCCTCCGTCAACTCCGTGGCCTTCAGTCCGGACGGTGCGTGGCTCGCACTCGCGGACGTGGACGGCGTGGTGCGGGTGAAGACGGAGGACTGGACGCGAGTGCCCGGCGCGACCGGAACAGGCCCATGCTCCTCGCTGGCTTGGTTGGACAGCTCCCGGCTGGGCATGGACTCCGTCAATCGCGTGGAGGTGCTGGACGTCACGAGCGGCGCCGTGTCGCGGGCCCGCCCCTATTTGCACGATGCGCATGGGAGGACGGTGGCGTTTCACCCCGACGGCGAGCACTTCGCCCTCACCGCATCCGATGGACGGTTGCTCATCGGCGACCTGAAGGAGGACCCTTCCCCGGCGTTGCTCGCCGAGCAGAACCGCACCAGGTCCCTGTGGGGTAGCGCCGAGGGGCTGCTTGCCTTCGCTCGGCAGAAGAGGGGCTTGCAAGTGCAGGTGATTGGCGCCGACGGGCGCGCGAGCACCGCGCCCGATGAGTACCGCGCCGTCCCTCTGGCGCCTTGGAAGGTGAGCCCTGACAATGCAGTTTTCGCCTGCCCCTTGATGCAGCTTGGCGATCGCCCGCCCTTCCACCCGGGAGTCCAACTCTTCGATGCTCGGACTCTCGCGCCCACGCACACGCTGACGGCGCCCGCCAAGGACGTGCCAGACACGAAGAGCATCTCCACGAAGGCGCTGCCGCTGGATTTCTCTCCCGACGGGCAACTGTTGGCGGCTGCCCTCCACGAAGGAGCGGTGCATGTGTGGCGCGTGAAGGATGGGGCCCTGCTCCACCGACTCCAATGTCCACGGGGCCCTGTATCCAGTGTGGAATTCACGCCCGACGGCGCATTCGTGGTGTCTGTCCACGAGCAGGACTCACTGCTGCTGCTCCATGACGTACAGGGCGGAGCTCGCACCCTCGAGTCTCAGGTGGTGATGGACCCCGCCATCGCCTATGCCGCTGCGGCCGACGCTCCTTGTATCGCCGTCGGCCGCCGAGGCGGAGAGGTCGCACTCTTCGACCTGCCCTCAGGCACCGAGCGGGTTCTGCACGTCGGGGCATCTCCGGTGATTGCGGTGGGGCTCTCCGCGAGCGGTGGAGTCGTCGCGGCCAGCTGCGTGGATGAGCGAGTGCGCGTATTCGACTCGCGCACGGGCGCGCTTCGATACGAACTCCTACATCCCGCTGCCGCCTTCCCGGTGGCGTTGAGCGATGAGGTGCTGGTTACGCAAGCCGACGACCAGCGCACGCGCTTCTTCGACCTCGCCACGGGCGCGCAGCGCGCGGAGTTGGACGGGTGCGCGGTGCCCGAGGACGTGGTGCGCCGGCGGTACTGGGAGGCGCTGGGCGAGGGGCCCGTTGCCTTCCACCGCCAGCTGGAGCCCGCGCCCTTCGCCCACTTCCAGGACGAGATGGAGGAGGTGCTCATCCTCCAGGAGGGAGTCGTCCTGGGGCGCGGGAGAGCCGAGCAGGACTTCTTGTATGTGTTGAAGCTGCACGAGCCAGCGCTGCTACCGGCCATTCGCTGA
- a CDS encoding DUF5916 domain-containing protein, whose product MSFGVKGTVALGLSLWSLAAGAAVAGPEGEQVLRAVRAMGPIQVDGKLDEAAWANAPVFDAFVERYPQAGRVPSEKTELRILYDEDTLYVGVVARDSQPALIDRRLGRRDSAPFSDAVQVLIDSAHDHRTAYSFSLTAGGVQSDGLFYDDRYYTPDWSGIWNGVAGSVEDGWVAEYAIPLSLLRFPEAPVQTWGFSVRRDIARKNEELESVENPRTHNTNVSRLGHLTGLEDVRPRGRWELMPYLAGRGLVHPQYSSGARPSPRLLSPSLDVGLDVRATLSSSLALAATFNPDFGEVESDEMLLNLSTFEAYYPERRPFFTQGMELFQPVGMNVGDAPLALFYSRRIGLDTPILGAAKVTGAVGGVQVGVLDALVTGPWQARDEEQPDRALHLDWRRPMHVGPGVQLPDTPSATTHYLVAVARGKVGEGSRVGGAVTMTNPLSGTCTLEDAQEEGAQQKAACRARGGLAGALDFDLKTADSTWGVYGMLVASRTEGGPPERVLADGTRLAQGDSGVGGYVRAGRFGGEGLRPEFGLDVATPKLSLFAAGFQRSQNEVAPRATLRFARPNGLGPFKAFFANAHVGARWSADERHVHRVTWLNLNANATLPTFDTVGVETGADLNDYDVREMVGTGVPLQRPTRGFFSAFVETNRNRLVSVEAYGAVGHRSQGGPSPAAWGWGYEVSVSVRPHPSLETQLKLGADKTDHGPRFVETLDDGRFLLGSLDARYLTLTLRQEWVVSPRFTAQGYAQLFTAYGLYGPFFTATSDAQRTRVRLSSLVPIEHTDSSSFYSTALNVNLVLRWEYRLGSTLFFVYSRAQAGLPTPEDERPFATLRPRRLLAGPANDAVMLKWSYYWDA is encoded by the coding sequence ATGTCATTCGGCGTCAAAGGGACCGTCGCCCTGGGGTTGTCGCTGTGGAGTCTCGCGGCGGGCGCGGCGGTGGCGGGGCCGGAGGGGGAGCAGGTCCTCCGCGCGGTCAGGGCCATGGGGCCCATCCAGGTGGATGGAAAGCTGGACGAAGCGGCGTGGGCGAACGCGCCGGTGTTCGACGCCTTCGTGGAGCGCTACCCCCAAGCGGGACGCGTGCCGTCGGAGAAGACGGAGCTGCGCATCCTCTACGACGAGGACACCCTCTATGTTGGCGTGGTGGCGCGCGACTCGCAGCCGGCGCTCATCGACCGGCGGCTGGGGCGGCGCGACAGCGCGCCGTTCTCGGACGCGGTGCAGGTGCTCATCGACTCCGCGCATGACCACCGCACGGCGTACTCCTTCTCCCTCACCGCGGGAGGCGTGCAGAGCGACGGGCTGTTCTACGACGACCGCTACTACACGCCGGACTGGAGCGGCATCTGGAACGGCGTCGCGGGCAGCGTGGAGGACGGCTGGGTGGCCGAGTACGCCATCCCCCTGTCGCTGCTGCGCTTCCCGGAGGCCCCCGTGCAGACGTGGGGTTTCTCGGTGCGGCGGGACATCGCGCGCAAGAACGAGGAGCTGGAGTCAGTGGAGAACCCGCGCACGCACAACACCAATGTGTCGCGGCTGGGTCACCTGACGGGACTCGAGGACGTGCGTCCCCGCGGCCGCTGGGAGCTGATGCCGTACCTCGCGGGGCGCGGGCTGGTGCATCCGCAGTACTCCAGCGGAGCGCGTCCCTCGCCACGGCTTTTGAGTCCGTCGCTGGACGTGGGGCTGGACGTACGCGCGACGCTGAGCAGCAGCCTGGCCCTGGCGGCCACCTTCAACCCCGACTTCGGTGAGGTGGAGTCGGACGAGATGCTGCTCAACCTCAGCACCTTCGAGGCGTACTACCCGGAGCGCCGGCCCTTCTTCACCCAGGGTATGGAGCTGTTCCAGCCCGTGGGCATGAACGTGGGTGACGCGCCCCTGGCGCTGTTCTACTCGCGGCGCATCGGCCTGGACACCCCCATCCTGGGCGCGGCGAAGGTGACGGGCGCGGTGGGCGGCGTGCAGGTGGGCGTCCTGGATGCGCTCGTCACCGGCCCCTGGCAGGCGCGCGATGAGGAGCAACCGGACCGGGCACTGCACCTGGACTGGCGGCGGCCCATGCATGTGGGCCCGGGCGTGCAGCTTCCGGACACCCCCTCCGCGACGACGCACTACCTCGTGGCGGTGGCGCGAGGAAAGGTGGGCGAAGGCTCGCGTGTGGGGGGCGCGGTGACGATGACCAACCCGCTGTCGGGCACCTGCACCCTGGAGGACGCGCAGGAGGAAGGCGCCCAGCAGAAGGCCGCGTGCCGGGCCCGGGGGGGACTGGCCGGCGCGCTCGACTTCGACCTGAAGACGGCGGACAGCACGTGGGGCGTGTACGGGATGCTGGTGGCCTCACGCACGGAGGGCGGCCCACCAGAGCGGGTGCTGGCGGACGGCACGCGGTTGGCGCAGGGCGACTCGGGCGTGGGCGGCTACGTGCGCGCGGGGCGCTTCGGCGGCGAGGGCCTTCGTCCGGAGTTCGGCCTGGACGTGGCCACGCCCAAGCTGTCGTTGTTCGCCGCGGGGTTCCAGCGCTCGCAAAACGAGGTGGCCCCCCGGGCGACGCTGCGCTTCGCGAGGCCCAATGGGCTGGGGCCCTTCAAGGCGTTCTTCGCCAACGCCCATGTGGGCGCGCGGTGGTCGGCGGATGAGCGGCACGTGCACCGGGTCACCTGGCTCAACCTCAACGCCAACGCGACGCTGCCCACCTTCGACACGGTGGGCGTGGAGACCGGCGCGGACCTGAATGACTATGACGTGCGGGAGATGGTGGGGACGGGCGTTCCGCTGCAGCGACCGACTCGCGGCTTCTTCAGCGCCTTCGTCGAGACGAACCGCAACCGCCTCGTGTCGGTGGAAGCGTACGGCGCGGTGGGCCATCGCAGCCAGGGCGGGCCGAGCCCGGCCGCGTGGGGCTGGGGCTACGAGGTCAGCGTGTCGGTCCGCCCCCACCCGTCGCTGGAGACCCAGTTGAAGCTGGGCGCCGACAAGACGGACCACGGGCCGCGCTTCGTGGAGACGCTGGACGACGGCCGCTTCCTCCTGGGCTCGCTGGACGCCCGCTACCTGACGCTCACGCTGCGGCAGGAGTGGGTGGTGTCACCCCGCTTCACCGCGCAGGGGTATGCGCAGCTCTTCACCGCGTATGGCCTGTATGGGCCCTTCTTCACGGCCACGTCCGACGCACAGCGGACGCGGGTGCGACTGTCGTCGCTCGTGCCCATCGAGCACACGGACAGCAGCAGCTTCTACTCGACGGCGCTCAATGTGAACCTGGTGCTGCGCTGGGAGTACCGGCTGGGCTCCACGCTCTTCTTCGTCTACTCACGCGCACAGGCGGGACTGCCGACACCCGAGGACGAGCGGCCCTTCGCGACGCTGCGGCCCCGACGGCTGCTGGCAGGTCCGGCCAACGACGCGGTGATGCTCAAGTGGAGCTACTACTGGGACGCGTGA
- a CDS encoding TetR/AcrR family transcriptional regulator has protein sequence MEAAKVAFSKVGCAKASIRDIAAEAGITAALVVRYFGSKENLFEEAVAEAFDLRETLDTTERGKLGEAMAALIGGRDAEQRAAMFLSVVTGLWFYRFKLPLKPLSGRPAPELVGEVAAILQRLIDGAD, from the coding sequence ATGGAGGCCGCGAAGGTGGCGTTCTCCAAGGTCGGGTGCGCGAAGGCCAGCATCCGCGACATCGCGGCGGAGGCCGGGATAACGGCCGCGCTGGTGGTGCGTTACTTCGGGTCCAAGGAGAACCTCTTCGAGGAGGCCGTCGCCGAGGCTTTCGACCTCAGGGAGACGCTCGACACGACGGAGCGAGGCAAGCTCGGTGAGGCCATGGCCGCGCTCATTGGCGGGAGGGATGCGGAGCAGCGCGCCGCGATGTTCCTCTCGGTGGTGACGGGGCTCTGGTTCTATCGGTTCAAGCTGCCGCTGAAGCCGCTCTCGGGGCGCCCTGCCCCTGAGCTCGTAGGAGAGGTCGCTGCCATCCTGCAGAGACTCATCGATGGCGCCGACTGA